A genome region from Eurosta solidaginis isolate ZX-2024a chromosome 2, ASM4086904v1, whole genome shotgun sequence includes the following:
- the LOC137242395 gene encoding uncharacterized protein: MAENVSFETKRPLILPRRSRITQLIVDLYHRQFHHHHNEIVVNEMRQRYFIPGMRAVVRETTKSCQWCRIRHAVPRPPEMGELPKERLATFSRPFTNTGIDFFGPFEVAVGRRREKRWGVLFTCLTIRAVHIEISSSLSTDSFLLVLKQFMARRGTPHCIWTDNGTNFRGASRVLEEEIQRLSCGDVERRYPKIKWNFIPPVSPHMGGSWERMVRSVKSILMDILKTTSLREECLRATLADVEHILNSRPLTYLPLDAPQMEALTPNHFLLGSSSGIRVGDETKGSGPTLNKISILEAMDSRMLTLLDRTCKMVRKVTRSR; the protein is encoded by the coding sequence atggcagaaaacgtTTCATTTGAAACAAAACGACCCTTAATCTTACCACGCCGCAGCCGCATAACGCAGCTCATCGTCGACCTTTATCATCGTCAATTCCACCATCATCACAATGAAATAGTGGTCAACGAAATGAGACAGCGTTATTTCATACCAGGCATGAGGGCAGTAGTTAGGGAAACGACAAAATCATGTCAATGGTGTCGAATTCGGCACGCTGTTCCGAGACCGCCAGAAATGGGTGAACTTCCAAAAGAGAGGCTGGCGACATTCTCCAGGCCTTTCACGAACACAGGCATTGACTTTTTTGGGCCCTTCGAAGTAGCCGTTGGCAGACGCCGTGAGAAACGATGGGGAGTTCTCTTTACGTGCTTGACGATCCGCGCTGTCCACATCGAAATATCGTCTTCGCTTTCCACTGATTCATTCCTACTGGTTTTAAAGCAGTTTATGGCGCGACGTGGTACTCCCCACTGTATTTGGACGGATAATGGAACGAATTTCCGCGGAGCTAGCCGCGTTCTGGAAGAAGAAATTCAGCGCTTGTCGTGCGGTGATGTTGAACGCCGCTACCCAAAAATAAAGTGGAACTTTATACCACCCGTATCACCTCATATGGGTGGCTCATGGGAACGAATGGTTAGATCAGTCAAATCAATTTTAATGGATATTTTGAAAACAACAAGTTTGAGAGAGGAGTGCCTTCGGGCGACTTTAGCTGACGTGGAACATATTTTAAATTCTCGTCCGCTGACCTACCTGCCCCTTGACGCTCCGCAAATGGAGGCATTAACACCCAACCACTTCCTTTTAGGAAGTTCGAGTGGTATTCGCGTGGGTGATGAAACTAAAGGAAGCGGTCCTACACTCAACAAAATATCAATTCTGGAAGCGATGGATTCGCGAATGCTTACCCTGCTTGACAGAACGTGCAAAATGGTTCGAAAGGTCACCAGATCCCGTTGA